A region from the Paenibacillus humicola genome encodes:
- a CDS encoding response regulator gives MTSDDTIKVLLADDQTMIRQGFAYVIGLQPDMTLVGEAADGKEAVHLAERRRPDVILMDIRMPGMSGIEAAREIAKKASGAKIVILTTFDDEEYIYLGIRAGAIGYLLKDADVEEMLAAVRSAHRGEAVYKTGLAAEALSRVVSTGLVFPGSEPQEPLLEPLTEREREILQEMAYGLRNDQIARKLMIAEGTVKSHVHRILQKFGCEDRTQVVVAALRGGMVR, from the coding sequence ATGACTTCGGACGACACGATCAAGGTGCTGCTCGCGGACGATCAGACGATGATCCGGCAGGGTTTTGCCTATGTCATTGGCCTGCAGCCGGATATGACGCTCGTCGGCGAAGCGGCCGACGGGAAAGAAGCGGTTCATCTTGCCGAGCGGCGCCGTCCCGACGTGATCCTGATGGATATCCGGATGCCCGGCATGTCCGGAATCGAAGCGGCGCGCGAAATCGCGAAGAAGGCTTCGGGCGCCAAGATCGTCATTTTAACGACCTTTGACGATGAAGAGTATATTTACCTCGGAATCCGAGCGGGGGCGATCGGCTACCTGCTGAAGGATGCGGATGTGGAGGAAATGCTCGCGGCCGTCCGCTCGGCGCACCGCGGCGAAGCTGTTTACAAGACGGGGCTGGCCGCCGAAGCGTTGTCGCGCGTCGTTTCCACCGGCCTGGTTTTCCCCGGTTCGGAGCCGCAGGAACCGCTTCTCGAGCCGCTGACGGAGCGCGAACGGGAAATTTTGCAGGAGATGGCTTATGGCCTTCGAAACGACCAGATCGCCCGAAAGCTGATGATCGCCGAAGGAACGGTCAAATCGCATGTCCACCGGATTTTGCAGAAATTCGGCTGCGAGGACCGGACGCAGGTGGTCGTCGCCGCGCTTCGGGGCGGAATGGTCCGTTAA
- the greA gene encoding transcription elongation factor GreA: protein MENEQTILTPEGFKKIEDELRVLKSTGRRELAERLKVAISYGDLKENSEYHSAKEDQAFMESRIQMLERMLKNARVVDTAGMNLSEVNIGCVVTLNDIEFAEKVEYRIVSPAEADVADNKISYESPLGKELLGKKVGDTISVEAPVGTLQYELLEIKLD from the coding sequence ATGGAGAACGAACAAACCATTTTGACGCCGGAAGGGTTCAAAAAAATCGAGGATGAGCTGCGGGTGCTTAAAAGCACCGGGCGGAGGGAGCTGGCTGAGCGGCTCAAGGTGGCGATCAGCTATGGCGACCTGAAGGAAAACAGCGAATACCATTCGGCCAAGGAAGACCAGGCGTTTATGGAATCGCGGATTCAGATGCTGGAGCGGATGCTGAAAAACGCCCGTGTCGTCGATACGGCCGGCATGAATCTCAGCGAAGTGAACATCGGGTGCGTCGTCACGCTGAACGACATCGAATTCGCCGAGAAGGTCGAGTACCGGATCGTCAGCCCGGCAGAGGCGGACGTGGCCGACAATAAAATTTCCTACGAAAGCCCGCTCGGCAAGGAGCTCCTGGGCAAGAAGGTCGGCGATACGATCAGCGTCGAGGCGCCTGTGGGCACTCTGCAGTACGAGCTGCTGGAGATCAAACTGGACTAA